One Fundidesulfovibrio terrae genomic window carries:
- the bioF gene encoding 8-amino-7-oxononanoate synthase, with translation MPTMIEERYRSALAGLRSIHRLRATRTFDPQRQDLLNASSNDYLGLARHPACIERACEFARTWGAGSASSRLICGTLPPHEALEARLARLKGSEAALVMSSGFQTNASALAALLDRQILEAEPLVFSDKLNHASMHEGCRLAGARQLRYRHLDMDHLEMLLAKNASLPGPRFIISETVFSMDGDRADIPALAALAARHGAFLYLDEAHAVGVLGAGGLGLAAGVPIENGLVMGTCSKALGSYGAYVCCSKTVREYLVNRAPGFIFSTALPPAALGATDAALDLIGSMDAERAHLLALADRLRNALVTAGLDTAGSTTQIVPVLAGEESRALEAMRALESEGILAVAVRPPTVPPGGSRLRLSLTARHTAADVDRLAEAVIRALKESA, from the coding sequence ATGCCCACGATGATTGAGGAGCGCTATCGGTCCGCCCTTGCGGGACTCAGGTCCATCCACAGGCTGCGCGCCACCAGGACGTTCGACCCGCAGCGCCAAGACCTGCTCAACGCATCCTCCAACGACTATCTGGGGCTCGCCCGCCATCCCGCCTGCATCGAGCGGGCCTGCGAGTTCGCCCGAACCTGGGGCGCGGGCTCGGCCTCATCCCGGCTCATCTGCGGCACCCTGCCCCCCCACGAGGCCCTGGAGGCCAGGCTGGCCCGCCTCAAGGGCAGCGAGGCCGCCCTGGTCATGAGTTCCGGGTTCCAGACCAACGCCTCCGCCCTGGCCGCCCTGCTGGATCGCCAGATACTGGAGGCCGAGCCCCTGGTCTTCTCGGACAAGCTGAACCACGCCAGCATGCACGAGGGCTGCCGCCTGGCCGGAGCGCGCCAGCTCCGCTACCGCCACCTGGACATGGACCACCTGGAGATGCTGCTGGCCAAAAACGCCTCCCTGCCGGGACCGCGCTTCATCATCTCCGAGACCGTGTTCTCCATGGACGGCGACCGAGCCGACATCCCGGCCCTGGCGGCCCTGGCCGCGCGGCACGGGGCCTTCCTCTACCTGGACGAGGCCCACGCCGTAGGCGTGCTGGGCGCGGGCGGCCTCGGCCTGGCAGCCGGAGTGCCCATCGAGAACGGCCTGGTCATGGGCACGTGCAGCAAGGCCCTGGGCAGCTACGGGGCCTATGTGTGCTGCTCGAAAACGGTGCGCGAATACCTGGTGAACCGCGCCCCGGGATTCATTTTTTCCACAGCCCTCCCCCCGGCGGCCCTGGGAGCCACGGACGCGGCCCTGGACCTGATCGGCTCCATGGACGCCGAGCGCGCCCACCTGCTGGCCCTGGCCGACCGGCTGAGAAACGCCCTGGTCACGGCCGGGCTGGACACGGCGGGGTCCACCACCCAGATCGTGCCCGTGCTGGCCGGGGAGGAGTCCCGGGCGCTCGAGGCCATGCGCGCCCTCGAATCCGAAGGCATCCTGGCCGTGGCCGTGCGCCCGCCCACCGTCCCTCCCGGCGGCAGCAGGCTCAGGCTCTCGCTCACCGCGCGCCACACCGCGGCCGACGTGGACCGGCTGGCGGAAGCGGTGATCCGGGCCCTCAAGGAATCCGCATGA
- a CDS encoding DUF4079 family protein translates to MAYAHPAVMICLVALALYVLRLGYARFASTVLGRKSVFQWKRHVALGRIVMGGLFAGMCGGLSMTWLVWSHPFSTGTHVAVALCIALLAVSGAVTGLILDRDRRPGNPLALVHGLCNSLLAVLALSQVYTGYGVLKDFIW, encoded by the coding sequence ATGGCCTACGCGCATCCGGCCGTCATGATCTGCCTCGTGGCCTTGGCGCTCTACGTTCTGCGGTTGGGATACGCCCGTTTCGCCTCCACGGTGCTTGGGCGCAAGAGCGTCTTTCAGTGGAAGCGGCACGTGGCATTGGGCAGGATCGTCATGGGCGGACTTTTTGCGGGCATGTGCGGCGGATTGTCCATGACCTGGCTGGTCTGGTCCCACCCCTTCTCCACCGGAACCCACGTGGCCGTGGCCCTGTGCATCGCCCTTCTCGCCGTTTCGGGCGCGGTTACGGGCCTCATTCTCGACCGCGACCGCCGTCCCGGAAATCCGCTGGCCCTGGTGCACGGCCTGTGCAACTCCCTGCTTGCCGTCCTGGCCCTGTCCCAGGTGTACACGGGTTACGGCGTCCTCAAGGACTTCATATGGTGA
- the larB gene encoding nickel pincer cofactor biosynthesis protein LarB codes for MTVVFDHCRAERIGLPESVFSEGKPYEALEKLACEYASPDARPVLFTRLAPETYERFPPEVAKGLDYHPLSRTAFNRVCPGRSGGRVAVVSAGTSDGPTAWEAARTLAYLGVEHTLYEDSGVAGLWRLTSRLEEINAHQAVIVVAGMDAALASVLGGLTPLPVIAVPTPVGYGVAQGGETALHSMLASCAPGVAVMNIGNGYGAACAAARIMRLL; via the coding sequence ATGACCGTGGTATTCGATCATTGCCGGGCAGAGCGCATCGGCCTGCCCGAATCGGTTTTCAGCGAAGGCAAGCCCTACGAGGCGCTGGAAAAGCTCGCTTGCGAGTACGCCTCACCGGACGCGCGCCCGGTGCTCTTCACCCGGCTCGCGCCCGAGACCTACGAGCGCTTCCCCCCCGAGGTGGCGAAGGGGCTCGACTATCATCCCCTCTCCCGAACAGCCTTCAACCGCGTCTGCCCCGGACGTTCGGGAGGCCGCGTCGCCGTGGTCTCGGCCGGGACCTCCGACGGCCCCACCGCCTGGGAGGCCGCCCGCACCCTGGCCTACCTGGGCGTGGAACACACCCTCTACGAGGATTCCGGCGTGGCCGGACTGTGGCGGCTCACCAGCCGCCTGGAGGAAATCAACGCCCACCAGGCGGTGATCGTGGTGGCCGGCATGGACGCCGCCCTGGCCTCGGTGCTGGGCGGGCTCACGCCGCTGCCGGTGATCGCGGTGCCCACGCCCGTGGGATACGGCGTGGCCCAGGGCGGCGAGACGGCGCTTCATTCCATGCTCGCCAGTTGCGCCCCGGGCGTGGCGGTGATGAACATCGGCAACGGTTACGGCGCGGCCTGCGCCGCCGCCCGCATCATGAGGCTTCTGTGA
- a CDS encoding class I SAM-dependent methyltransferase, translating to MNHSTRSAQPAGHADGAPPSRGLEPHPPAPLRGAAAKAAGLVVRWRDALLEAARLGPVLDVACGDGRNGMYLAAHGARVLLVDASEAAQESLRAAGWPERVHFSRMDLETPVPPAFDPEGFGAVLVFRYLHRPLIPVLRGCLAPGGLLVYETYLEGQEAHGKPRNPEHLLRRGELAAWFGDWEVLEHFEGDLDDPSRVMGRMVCRKPAVVASEPAP from the coding sequence GTGAATCATTCCACCCGTAGTGCGCAGCCGGCGGGGCACGCCGACGGCGCGCCCCCCTCGCGCGGACTCGAACCGCACCCCCCCGCCCCCCTGCGCGGAGCGGCGGCCAAGGCCGCCGGTCTGGTGGTGCGCTGGCGGGACGCCCTGCTCGAAGCCGCCCGCCTGGGACCCGTGCTGGACGTGGCCTGCGGCGACGGGCGCAACGGCATGTATCTGGCGGCGCATGGAGCCCGGGTCCTCCTGGTGGACGCCTCGGAGGCGGCCCAGGAGAGCCTGCGCGCGGCGGGCTGGCCCGAGCGGGTCCACTTCAGCCGCATGGACCTGGAAACCCCGGTCCCCCCCGCCTTCGACCCGGAGGGATTCGGCGCGGTGCTGGTGTTCCGCTACCTGCACCGGCCCCTGATCCCGGTCCTGCGCGGTTGCCTGGCTCCCGGCGGCCTGCTGGTCTACGAAACCTATCTCGAGGGCCAGGAGGCCCACGGCAAGCCCCGCAATCCGGAGCACCTGCTCAGGCGCGGGGAACTCGCCGCCTGGTTCGGAGACTGGGAGGTGCTGGAGCACTTCGAGGGCGACCTCGACGATCCTTCCCGCGTGATGGGCCGCATGGTCTGCCGCAAGCCGGCAGTTGTTGCCAGCGAGCCCGCCCCCTGA
- a CDS encoding methyltransferase yields MNRQVRIREAFGKAHAYDAHAAPQAATAVRLAELIAERGWSEGARVLDMGCGTGALAAALFSRARPGLYLCADISPPMLARARTKLATASPAPLFAAMDASLPALKPRFHLAASNMALHWTPDMAAALAGLWELLLPGGVLAVAVPGEGTFRAWREAHERRGLSCGLQDFPSASALAGLFPATPHITEEHHPLTLSHALDLPRHLKRVGGFVPRSGHVPLAPADFRAVLNDLDTRRPAMGYHVLYALAFKAPQE; encoded by the coding sequence GTGAACCGCCAGGTCCGCATCCGCGAGGCGTTCGGCAAGGCCCACGCCTACGACGCCCACGCAGCGCCCCAGGCCGCAACGGCCGTCAGGCTCGCCGAACTGATCGCCGAACGCGGCTGGTCGGAGGGCGCCCGCGTCCTGGACATGGGCTGCGGCACCGGGGCCCTGGCCGCCGCGCTTTTTTCCCGCGCGCGCCCGGGCCTGTACCTCTGCGCGGACATCTCCCCGCCCATGCTCGCACGCGCCCGGACCAAGCTCGCCACGGCCTCGCCCGCTCCGCTCTTCGCGGCCATGGACGCGTCCCTCCCGGCGCTCAAACCCCGCTTCCACCTGGCGGCCTCCAACATGGCCCTGCACTGGACTCCGGACATGGCAGCCGCCCTGGCCGGACTCTGGGAACTGCTGCTGCCGGGCGGCGTGCTGGCCGTGGCTGTTCCCGGTGAAGGCACCTTTCGGGCCTGGCGCGAGGCCCACGAACGCAGGGGCCTCTCCTGCGGGCTGCAGGATTTCCCCTCGGCCAGCGCCCTGGCCGGTCTTTTTCCCGCAACGCCGCACATCACCGAAGAGCACCATCCGCTCACCCTTTCCCACGCCCTGGACCTGCCCCGGCACCTGAAGCGCGTGGGCGGGTTCGTGCCGCGTTCCGGGCACGTTCCCCTGGCTCCGGCCGACTTCCGCGCGGTGCTGAACGACCTGGACACGCGCAGGCCCGCCATGGGCTACCACGTGCTCTACGCCCTGGCCTTCAAGGCTCCCCAGGAGTAA
- a CDS encoding AI-2E family transporter — protein sequence MAKQEQIYSFFLLGILAISLYFAYQVLNPFLHNICIAVILASLLHPVHRRLKTAFGGRDTLAALCSTMLVLVLIILPMFLFTGALVGQAVKSIAAVQSWLKGAHLDTWLSGESIAPYISWVQEHFPWLEFDLSKLDLKNSLLDLSKNMGQLMIDLGTRMLGNFIGVLLDFLIMLFVLFFLFRDGEAMLRQLKHLSPLHDEQEDRILGRMRDVARSVVVGSFLVAICQGVVGGLGLAIVGIPALFWGAMMGFASLVPVVGTMLIWGPAALYLLIVGDWKGAIIITAWGAIIVSAIDSVLRPMLMKGQAQMSTFWVFLSIIGGIKFFGPLGILYGPMILALAMVMLGIYADEYSELLASKCTPGGAPGQDG from the coding sequence ATGGCCAAACAGGAACAAATCTATTCGTTCTTTCTGCTGGGGATTCTGGCGATTTCGCTCTATTTCGCCTATCAGGTGCTCAATCCCTTCCTGCACAACATCTGCATCGCGGTCATCCTGGCGAGCCTGCTGCACCCGGTGCACCGCAGGCTCAAGACGGCCTTCGGGGGCCGCGACACCCTGGCGGCGCTCTGCTCCACCATGCTGGTGCTGGTGCTCATCATCCTGCCCATGTTCCTGTTCACCGGGGCCCTCGTGGGCCAGGCCGTCAAATCCATCGCGGCCGTGCAGTCCTGGCTCAAGGGCGCCCACCTGGACACCTGGCTCTCCGGGGAATCCATCGCCCCCTACATCAGCTGGGTGCAGGAGCACTTCCCCTGGCTGGAATTCGACCTAAGCAAGCTCGACCTGAAAAACAGCCTGCTGGACCTCTCCAAGAACATGGGGCAGCTCATGATCGACCTGGGCACCCGGATGCTGGGCAACTTCATCGGGGTGCTGCTGGACTTTCTGATCATGCTCTTCGTGCTGTTCTTCCTGTTCCGCGACGGCGAGGCCATGCTCCGCCAGCTCAAGCACCTCTCCCCCCTGCACGACGAGCAGGAGGACCGCATCCTCGGCAGGATGCGCGACGTGGCCCGCTCCGTGGTGGTGGGGAGCTTCCTGGTGGCCATATGCCAGGGCGTTGTCGGCGGGCTGGGCCTGGCCATCGTGGGCATCCCGGCCCTGTTCTGGGGGGCCATGATGGGCTTCGCCTCCCTGGTCCCGGTGGTTGGCACCATGCTCATCTGGGGCCCGGCGGCGCTGTACCTGCTCATCGTGGGAGACTGGAAAGGCGCGATCATCATCACCGCGTGGGGCGCGATCATCGTCTCCGCCATCGATTCGGTGCTCCGCCCCATGCTCATGAAGGGCCAGGCCCAGATGTCCACCTTCTGGGTGTTCCTGTCCATCATCGGGGGCATCAAATTCTTCGGGCCGCTGGGCATCCTCTACGGTCCCATGATCCTGGCCCTGGCCATGGTGATGCTCGGCATTTACGCCGACGAATACAGCGAACTGCTCGCGTCTAAGTGCACCCCCGGCGGCGCCCCGGGACAGGACGGTTAG
- the larC gene encoding nickel insertion protein: protein MADTYLVVRAPSGLSGDMLLTGLARLSGTDQAGLDALCGDLGLPQLHGRARIVPRAVSGIAGWGLESEPPHDHAHRHLPDIERIIEESALTPRAKELSRAAFALLAQAEASVHGIDASHVHFHEVGALDSIMDVCLSCALFDRLSPSRFVCGPLPVCDGTVRCAHGLLSAPAPASLKLLEGVPVYGIDSSGETLTPTALTLLKALGAQFGPWPPVVVERQERVYGSRVLPGVPNGAVFVWGSAHSLA, encoded by the coding sequence ATGGCTGACACGTATCTGGTCGTGCGCGCCCCTTCGGGGCTTTCGGGAGACATGCTGCTCACGGGCCTGGCCCGCCTTTCCGGTACGGACCAGGCGGGCCTTGACGCCCTGTGCGGAGACCTGGGCCTGCCCCAGCTGCACGGGCGCGCCCGGATCGTGCCCCGCGCCGTGTCGGGCATCGCCGGATGGGGCCTGGAGTCGGAGCCGCCCCACGACCATGCCCACCGCCACCTGCCGGACATCGAGCGCATCATCGAAGAAAGCGCCCTCACCCCCCGGGCCAAGGAGCTCTCCCGCGCGGCGTTCGCCCTGCTGGCCCAGGCAGAGGCGTCCGTGCACGGCATCGACGCCTCCCACGTGCACTTCCACGAGGTGGGAGCGCTCGACTCCATCATGGACGTCTGCCTGTCCTGCGCGCTCTTCGACCGGCTTTCGCCGTCCAGGTTCGTCTGCGGCCCCCTGCCGGTGTGCGACGGCACGGTGCGCTGCGCTCACGGCCTGCTCTCAGCCCCGGCCCCGGCCTCGCTCAAGCTCCTGGAGGGCGTGCCGGTATACGGCATCGACTCCAGCGGCGAGACCCTCACCCCCACGGCCCTGACGCTGCTCAAGGCTTTGGGCGCTCAGTTCGGCCCCTGGCCGCCGGTGGTCGTCGAGCGCCAGGAGAGGGTCTACGGATCCAGGGTGCTGCCCGGGGTCCCCAACGGAGCGGTTTTCGTCTGGGGGAGCGCTCATTCCCTGGCCTGA
- a CDS encoding alpha/beta fold hydrolase, translated as MSRPRIVFVHGWAFGPSFWEPLRAGLADYPSTTVDLGFFGPEALVLPEGSFVGVGHSLGVLWLLRHAAPRMRALASLGGFARFAVPAGPVRAMRRGLSRDATAVLTAFYRTCGLAPERSPSMAGARPERLAEGLDWLLGWDETASLAAFPGPLLALAAPDDAVVPETLSRSSFPQGLAVLPGFPGGGHAFPATRAQECAQAVRAFLETL; from the coding sequence ATGAGCCGCCCGCGTATCGTCTTCGTGCACGGCTGGGCCTTCGGCCCGTCCTTCTGGGAGCCGTTGCGCGCCGGACTTGCCGACTACCCATCCACCACCGTGGACCTGGGGTTCTTCGGCCCCGAGGCGCTTGTGCTGCCCGAAGGGTCTTTCGTTGGCGTGGGCCACTCTTTGGGCGTGCTCTGGCTGTTGCGCCACGCCGCGCCCCGGATGCGGGCGCTTGCGAGCCTGGGCGGCTTCGCCCGCTTCGCCGTGCCCGCCGGGCCGGTACGGGCCATGCGCCGGGGGCTTTCGCGCGACGCAACCGCCGTGCTCACGGCCTTCTACCGCACCTGCGGGCTCGCTCCCGAACGAAGTCCGTCCATGGCCGGCGCGCGTCCGGAACGCCTGGCCGAGGGCCTCGACTGGCTGCTCGGCTGGGACGAGACCGCGTCCCTGGCCGCGTTCCCCGGCCCCTTGCTGGCTCTGGCCGCGCCGGACGACGCCGTGGTGCCCGAGACGCTCAGCCGGTCGAGCTTCCCCCAAGGACTTGCCGTGCTCCCGGGATTCCCCGGCGGGGGCCACGCCTTTCCGGCAACCCGGGCGCAAGAATGCGCCCAGGCCGTGAGGGCCTTCCTGGAGACTCTGTGA
- a CDS encoding SagB family peptide dehydrogenase encodes MVIGARKYHFGVSHRRGRLSGMGLDWTNQPSLFKVYSGLDFIDLPRQADLPEVSLWSAMQPGATGALGAEGLSAVLFHAAGLTRSNAQRGGEFFYRACPSAGALYPCEIYLAWPGGDGLDAGVFHYDVARHGLTPLRTGFPDPKSLGLPERTAVQGEAVFFVTGIFFRNAWKYRARAYRYLNLDAGHVVEGLALGLGAYRTAHAVETDFDDAAVARLLGVDPSREGCLSAVRFSAHAGGQASGPGPLPEGVSGASRCALADTVPEEVLAVHEACARLERAQAAAPAVEHSRLGRGLIWHGLPGLPPPPERKHLFEAMSTRRSRRAYANTPLAGGVVSRLLLSLSGPLGHPAGHGAEDACLVGLLAGEPVQLLTGFSMLDRHGQRSGLRRDGNIVPVMAGICLDQLWMRDAAMHVLFFVDFTELELCLGDRGYRSSLQAAGRLGHRLYLAAESLGLGACGVGAFFDAEAADVLGLPEQAGMTYVVSLGVPRKG; translated from the coding sequence ATGGTGATCGGGGCACGCAAATACCATTTCGGCGTCTCTCACCGCAGAGGCAGGCTCTCGGGGATGGGACTCGACTGGACCAACCAGCCGAGTCTCTTCAAGGTATACTCCGGTCTGGACTTCATTGACCTGCCCCGGCAGGCCGATCTTCCCGAGGTGTCCCTCTGGAGCGCCATGCAGCCCGGCGCCACGGGGGCGCTCGGCGCGGAAGGGCTTTCGGCGGTGTTGTTCCACGCGGCCGGGCTCACCCGTTCGAACGCCCAGCGCGGCGGCGAGTTCTTCTACCGGGCCTGTCCGTCGGCCGGGGCGCTCTACCCGTGCGAGATCTACCTGGCCTGGCCCGGCGGTGACGGGCTGGACGCGGGGGTGTTCCACTATGATGTGGCCCGCCACGGGCTGACGCCGCTACGCACGGGCTTTCCCGATCCGAAATCGCTGGGCTTGCCCGAGCGGACGGCTGTGCAGGGCGAGGCCGTATTCTTCGTCACGGGGATATTCTTCCGCAATGCCTGGAAATATCGGGCCAGGGCCTATCGCTACCTGAACCTGGACGCCGGGCATGTCGTGGAAGGGCTGGCCCTGGGCCTTGGAGCCTACAGGACGGCCCACGCGGTGGAAACGGATTTCGACGATGCGGCGGTGGCCAGGCTCTTGGGCGTCGACCCTTCGCGCGAGGGCTGCCTGAGCGCGGTGCGGTTCTCGGCTCATGCCGGCGGGCAGGCTTCCGGGCCCGGCCCCCTGCCGGAGGGCGTGTCCGGCGCGAGCCGCTGCGCCCTGGCCGACACCGTGCCCGAGGAGGTCCTAGCGGTGCACGAAGCCTGCGCCAGGCTGGAGCGGGCGCAGGCGGCCGCGCCCGCCGTGGAGCACTCCCGCCTGGGGCGCGGGCTTATCTGGCACGGCCTGCCGGGCCTTCCCCCTCCGCCGGAGCGCAAGCACCTCTTCGAAGCCATGTCCACAAGGCGTTCGAGGCGTGCCTACGCGAACACGCCCTTGGCGGGCGGAGTGGTCTCCAGGCTGCTCTTGAGCCTGTCCGGGCCGCTTGGTCACCCGGCGGGCCACGGCGCGGAGGACGCCTGTCTGGTGGGGCTCCTGGCGGGAGAGCCCGTGCAGCTGCTGACGGGCTTTTCCATGCTGGACCGGCACGGCCAGCGCTCGGGGCTTCGCCGCGACGGCAACATCGTGCCCGTGATGGCGGGCATATGCCTGGATCAGTTGTGGATGCGCGACGCGGCCATGCACGTCTTGTTCTTCGTCGATTTCACCGAATTGGAGCTCTGCCTTGGCGACCGGGGATACAGGTCGTCGCTCCAGGCCGCCGGGCGACTTGGGCACAGGCTCTACCTGGCGGCTGAGTCGCTGGGGCTCGGGGCCTGCGGCGTGGGCGCGTTCTTCGACGCCGAGGCCGCGGACGTGCTGGGCCTGCCGGAACAGGCGGGCATGACCTACGTGGTCTCGCTGGGCGTTCCCCGCAAGGGATAG
- the bioB gene encoding biotin synthase BioB, producing MTIGNQFFDMTMRSVLAGRPLAGEALERFTLAVAQASGPALDELLAAARSMRVERLGREVSLCAIVNAKSGRCSENCAFCAQSAHFETDAPVHPFMEPAEVARAARAMRDMGARRFGIVTSGLTPSGEDFRRLVESVRAVAALGMEADASCGVLGRAQFEELKAAGLKAYHHNLETARSFFPQICTTHDYEEDVQAVRDAVAAGLYVCSGGIFGLGESWNQRAELAVTLRELGVPSVPVNFLSPIPGTPMGSRTPMAPEEALRIVALVRFILPNAHIRICGGRQTVFGQQRGLEPLEAGASGLMIGDYLTTGGLDAAADRQGILDAGWEIEDAHDD from the coding sequence ATGACTATTGGCAACCAGTTCTTCGATATGACGATGCGCTCCGTGCTGGCTGGCCGCCCCCTTGCGGGCGAAGCCCTGGAACGCTTCACGCTGGCCGTGGCCCAGGCTTCCGGTCCTGCCCTGGACGAACTCCTCGCGGCCGCCCGCTCCATGCGCGTGGAGCGCCTGGGACGAGAAGTGAGCCTGTGCGCCATCGTCAACGCCAAGAGCGGGCGCTGTTCGGAAAACTGCGCCTTCTGCGCCCAGTCCGCCCACTTCGAGACCGACGCCCCGGTACACCCCTTCATGGAGCCCGCCGAGGTGGCCCGCGCGGCCCGGGCCATGCGGGACATGGGGGCGCGCCGCTTCGGCATCGTCACCAGCGGACTCACCCCATCAGGGGAGGACTTCCGGCGACTGGTCGAATCCGTACGGGCGGTGGCGGCGCTGGGCATGGAGGCCGACGCTTCCTGCGGGGTGCTCGGCCGCGCCCAGTTCGAGGAGCTCAAGGCGGCGGGCCTCAAGGCATACCACCACAACCTGGAGACCGCGCGCAGCTTCTTTCCGCAGATATGCACCACCCACGACTACGAAGAGGACGTCCAGGCCGTGCGCGACGCCGTGGCCGCCGGGCTCTATGTCTGCTCGGGCGGCATCTTCGGCCTGGGCGAAAGCTGGAACCAGCGCGCCGAACTGGCCGTGACCCTGCGCGAACTCGGCGTCCCCTCGGTGCCGGTCAACTTCCTGAGTCCCATTCCGGGCACGCCCATGGGCTCGCGCACCCCCATGGCCCCCGAGGAAGCCCTCAGGATCGTGGCCCTTGTGCGATTCATCCTGCCGAACGCCCACATCCGCATCTGCGGCGGACGCCAGACCGTGTTCGGGCAGCAGCGCGGCCTCGAGCCGCTGGAGGCCGGAGCCAGCGGGCTCATGATCGGCGACTACCTGACCACCGGGGGCCTGGACGCTGCAGCCGACCGCCAGGGCATCCTGGATGCGGGCTGGGAGATCGAGGATGCCCACGATGATTGA